A segment of the Serratia fonticola genome:
CTGTTTGCCAACCGTGGTGCGGATATCGCGCTGGTCGGCACGCCAGATGGCGTTAAAGTGGTCAAATAAAGCCGTAGGCAAGGCGCAGTGGACCCACTGCGTCTGTTTTACTGCCTCAATAACTCGCCGTGCATATTTCTTGTCCTAAAACATCTTTTCTTAAAACCGGTAATTTTGGTGACATATGTCACATTCTGGTAATAACTTCCACTAAGCTTCTGCCGAATTGTTTCCCAATGGTATTTTCCACCAGAAACCGCTGTCATTACTGAGCCTTGTGCTGAGGGGCAGGCAATCGTTTGTATTGCCGGGCGCGTTATTTTTGTTATGTTGGAGGACGTGCTGTTGATTTTGGGTTGTGGCCACGGGCTGCAATGTGAAAGTTAAAGGGGAAACAGCCGCTTCTGAGGTCTGAACATAGGGTCGGGTAAATGGCAAAAGTATCATTGGAGAAAGACAGGATTAAATTCCTGTTGGTGGAAGGGGTTCATCAGAACACGGTAGAGAATCTACGTGCTGCCGGATATAACAACATTGAATACCACAAGGGTGCATTAGACACCGAATCGCTTAAGGCATCCATCCGCGATGCACACTTCATCGGTATCCGATCGCGTACGCACCTGAGCGAAGAAGTCTTCGCTGCGGCAGAAAAATTGGTGGCAGTGGGTTGTTTCTGTATCGGCACCAACCAGGTTGATTTGAAAGCGGCGACCAAACGCGGCATTCCGGTGTTTAACGCGCCTTTCTCCAATACGCGATCCGTGGCTGAAATGGTGCTGGGGGAATTGCTGCTGATGCTGCGTGGCATTCCAACGGCCAACGCCAAGGCGCACCGTGGTCAGTGGCAAAAGCTGGCGGTAGGCTCGTACGAAGCGCGTGGCAAGAAATTAGGCATCATCGGCTACGGCCACATCGGTACTCAGCTTGGGATCCTGGCGGAAGGGCTGGGCATGAAGGTGTTCTTCTACGATATTGAGAACAAGCTGCCATTGGGTAACGCTCAGCAGGTGCGGCATCTGTCAGATCTGCTCAATATGAGCGATGTGGTCACGCTGCATGTGCCAGAAACGCCGTCGACCAAAAACATGATCGGAACCGAAGAGCTGGCGCTGATGAAGCCTGGCGCTATCCTGATTAACGCCTCGCGCGGTACTGTGGTAGACATTCCGGCGTTGTGTCATGCCTTGTCGAGCGAGCATCTGGCCGGTGCGGCGATTGATGTGTTCCCGGAAGAACCGGCAACCAATAACGATCCGTTTAATTCACCGCTGTGTGAATTCGACAACGTGCTGTTGACGCCGCATATCGGTGGTTCAACACAGGAAGCACAAGAGAATATCGGTGATGAAGTCGCGGGGAAACTGGCGAAGTACTCTGACAACGGTTCTACCCTGTCTGCAGTTAACTTCCCGGAAGTGTCGTTACCGGCCCATGGTCCGAACGCCAGCCGTTTGTTGCACATTCATGAAAACCGCCCAGGGATCCTGACGCAGATTAACCAGATTTTCGCAGAGGAAGGGGTCAATATCGCTGCCCAGTATCTGCAAACCAGCTCGGAAATCGGCTATGTGGTCATCGATATCGAAGCGGAAACAGAACGTGCTGCAGCCGCGTTGCAACGCATGAAAGCGATTGAAGGGACTATCCGCGCCCGTCTGTTGCTCTAATATATCCCTCGTCTGCCAGAGCAGCGTTATTATCTGCTATTGCGAAACCCACTCATGGGTTTCGCCTTTCAAGGGCCGCTGCAAGCCGCGTTCAAATCGGTTCCCGTCTCATCTCAGTCAATTGATTTTATAAGCTCTTACGGATGCCTGGCTGCGAAGTACAATCCATAGGGAATAGACTACGACGTAGGCCGGAGTAATCTGGCCTTGCGCTATGGCGCGATCGGCCAAGCCCAGTTTTTTGCCGGGGTGATAATCTCCGGTAGCGGAATATCCCATTGTTCTACCGGTAGTGCGGCGACCTGCTGGCAATCATGTGCCAGCCCTATTGGGTATGGGCCGCCTTGCCGCCAGTTTTGCAGCGTCCGATCGTAAAATCCACCGCCCATTCCCAGGCGTTGTCCCTGCGCGTCAAAAGCAACCAGCGGCGTCAGCACCACATCCAACTGCGATAACGGTAATACGCCGCGCACATCCAGTGCAGGTTCCAGGATCTTGAATCGGTTGTAAATCAGCAGTGTTTGCGCAGTGTAACGCAGGAACAGCAGATTACCGGGGCTGAATGGGTGTAACACCGGCAGATAAACCTGTTTGCCCAGTTGCCACAGCCGCGTTATCAGCGGCGCGGTATCAAGTTCTCCATCAAAAGAGAGAAACACGGCAATATGTTCCGCGGCCTGAATCCGAGGGTGTTGCGTGAGGCGTAAGGCAATCTGCCTGGCAAAATCCTGCTGTTCAGTGGGCGTTAAGGCACGACGCCGCTGACGGATTTCATTGCGAATGACTTGACGTTGCTGAGCGAACTGCGGTTCGAATGACATGATGCCGGAACTCGCGTGATGGTGTGGGTTAACACGTTGAAAATAAAGGTGAAGGGAATCTCCGAGATGCCGTCGCAGGCTGTAACCCTTGAACCCATGGTTCAAGGTGAACGTGCTGTCGCAATCTTAAGGCTTCTCGGACGGGCCGAGCATGCACACCGATCGCGGATCATCACATTCTGTTGGTACTAAATATCGGCTCAGGGGACTGGCCCGCTGACCAACATCTCAGAGAAATTTTTTACTCATTGCCGAAGCCTTCAACTTCAGCAACTTAAGTTATTCGAATTGTGCATCCTGACGTTCAGAGATGCGACCCTGTTCAAGCAGTGCTTGTTCAATGGTCTGTTGCAGCATACGAATTCTTTGTTCCATATTGGCCGCATAGTCACGCGTTTTCAAGCGTTCTTGAGCAAGTTCGTGACAGACATTCAATGCTGCGATAAAAACGAGTTGCTCTGTATTTGTGACTCTAGTGCGAACTTTAAGATCTTGCAACCGTTGGTTAAGATCTTCTGCTGCCATGTTCAACGCATCTTGTTGTTCTGGCGGGCAATTGACTCTTAACGAGCGGCCAAAAATTTGAATATCTACCGGTTGTGCAGACATGCCACCTTCCTGCCTAAATTTCGCGCCAGCGCCGGTCTGCCATTGCCGGGCCACCAAAGCGGGCGCCACTATATATACCTCGGTACCAAGATACAACCCTTTTTCAGTACCTGGTTGTAATCTACTGCGCCAAACATTACCAGACAAAAAAGGGTTTCAAAATGCGTATTTACCCTCATTTTTTCCGATGTGCGCTGATTATAACTAGCCACTGAGGTGTTGCCTCAACTGGTATACCAACGGACCTTGGTGGTAGCATAACACGAACTTACCCTGTCAACGATGACGAATGCGCATGTCTATACAGAATACATTTCCAAGTTACCAATCTTTGACCGTCGCTCTCAACCAGCAATCGGTAGCCTTAACTGCGGCAGAAATGCACGGTTTGATCAGCGGCTTGCTGTGCGGCGGCAACCGCGATGCCAGCTGGCAGACGCTGGTATTTGAGCTGACCAACGAAGGGATCGCCTTTCCACAATCCCTGAGCCTGCCGCTACAGCAGTTGCATGAAATCACCAGAGAAACGCTGGAGGATGACGAATTCATGTTCCAACTGATGATGCCGGAAGGCGAAACCGTCAGCGTGTTCGATCGTGCAGATGCGTTGGCCGGCTGGGTAAACCACTTCCTGCTGGGGCTGGGCATGATGCAGCCGAAGCTGGCACAAGTGAAAGATGAAGTGGGCGAAGCGATCGACGATCTGCGCAATATCGCTCAACTCGGTTACGACGAAGACGAAGACCAGGAAGAGTTGGAGCAGTCGCTGGAAGAAGTGGTGGAGTATGTCCGCGTTGCTGCGTTGCTTTGCCATACTGAATTTACCCGTCAAAAGCCGACGGCACCGGAAAACAAAAAACCGACGTTACATTAACTGATGAATCAGGCGTTCGTTGGTCATAAGCGCAGATAACCCGATTTCAGGAGAAGGTGATGACTCAGCAGGAATTTCACAACCGCCGTCAGGCGTTGTTGGCGAAGATGGCTCCGGGCAGCGCGGCAGTTATTTTTGCAGCACCGGAAGCGACACGCAGTGCAGACTCTGAATATCCTTACCGTCAGAACAGCGATTTCTGGTATCTGACCGGTTTTAATGAACCGGAAGCCGTGCTGATTCTGGTGAAAAGCGATGAAACCCATAACCACTGTGTGCTGTTCAATCGGGTACGCGATCTGACGGCGGAAATCTGGTTTGGCCGCCGCCTGGGGCAAGAAGCCGCCCCGGCAAAGCTTGGCGTAGATCGTGCACTGGCCTTCGATGAAATAAACGATCAACTGCACCTGCTGCTCAATGGCCTTGATGTGGTGTATCACGCTCAGGGGCAGTACCCCTTTGCTGATGAAATCCTGTTCGGGGCGTTGGAAAAATTGCGTAAAGGTTTCCGCCAGAATCTGGCCGCGCCAGCGACAGTAACGGACTATCGACCATGGTTACATGAGATGCGTCTGTTCAAATCGGCGGAAGAAGTGGCTGTTATGCGCCGCGCCGGTGAGATCAGTGCATTGGCCCATACCCGTGCGATGCAGAAATGCCGCCCTGGCATGTTTGAATATCAGTTGGAAGGGGAGATCCTGCACGAGTTTACTCGCCATGGCGCGCGCTACCCGTCTTACAACACCATCGTTGGCAGCGGTGAAAACGGCTGTATCCTGCATTACACCGAAAACGAATGTGAAATGCGTGATGGCGATTTGGTGCTGATTGATGCCGGGTGTGAATACCGTGGTTATGCCGGAGATATCACCCGTACTTTCCCGGTCAACGGCAAATTCAGCAAGCCGCAGCGTGCGGTATATGACATCGTGCTGGCGTCGATCAACAAGGCGCTGGAGATGTTCAAACCGGGCGTTAGCATTCGCGAGGTTAACGATCAGGTAGTGCGCATCATGATCGCCGGATTAGTTGAACTGGGCGTGATGAAGGGCGAAGTGGAACAGTTGTTTGCCGAGCAGGCGCATCGTCCGTTCTTTATGCATGGTCTGAGCCATTGGCTGGGGCTGGATGTGCATGATGTGGGTCACTATGGCACCGCGAGCCGCGATCGTGTTCTGGAACCAGGCATGGTACTGACGGTTGAGCCTGGCTTGTATATTGCCCCTGATGCCGACGTGCCGCAGGAATACCGCGGGATCGGTATCCGTATTGAAGACGACATCCTGATCACGCAGGACGGCAATGAAAATCTGACCGCCAGCGTAGTGAAGGATGCCGATGCGATCGAAGCCTTGATGGCGGCGGCCAGATAATATGAGCGTGATCATTGTGGGTGGCGGGATGGCTGGCGCAACGCTGGCGCTGGCAATTTCCTCATTGACTCGGGGTAAGGTGGCCGTTGATCTGGTAGAGGCCACGCGGCCAGACGATCGCGCACACCCTGGCTTTGATGCGCGGGCGATTGCGCTGGCGCAGGGAACCTGCCAGCAACTGTCGCGCATTGGGGTTTGGGCTGCGTTGCGTGACTGTGCCACGGCGATCACCCATGTTCATGTCAGCGATCGCGGGCATGCCGGGTTTGTGAATCTGTGCGCGCGTGATTATCAAGTAGAGGCGTTGGGGCAGGTGATTGAACTGCACGACGCTGGGCAGCGGTTGTTTGCCTTGCTGGCGAAAGCGCCGGGCGTCAGGGTACATTGCCCGGCGAAAGTGGTCGATGTCGTACGTACTGCCGACACTGCTGAAGTGCAGTTGGATAATGGACAGCGCCTGAAAGGGGAACTGCTGGTGGCTGCGGACGGTTCACGTTCCGCGCTGGCGCAGGCTTGCCATATCCAGTGGCAGCAGAATGATTATCCTCAGTTTGCCACCATTGCCAATGTCACGACGGCCGAGGATCCGCAAGGGCGTGCATTTGAGCGCTTTACCCGCTACGGGCCGTTGGCATTGTTGCCGATGTCTCATGGACGTAGCTCACTGGTCTGGTGCCACCCTCGGGAAAATCGTGAGCAGGTAGATAGCTGGAGCGATGAACGTTTCCTCAGTGAGCTGCAACAGGCTTTTGGCTGGCGACTGGGCAAAATGCTGAAGGCGGGCAAGCGCCACAGCTATCCATTGACTCTGCTGATGGCCAATCAACACGTCAGTCACCGTTTAGCGCTGGTAGGCAATGCGGCGCAGACGTTGCATCCTATCGCCGGACAGGGATTTAATCTTGGGCTGCGGGACGTCATGTCGTTGGCAGAAACCCTGGCAGAAGCTGCACAAGAAGGTATCGATCTGGGAGCTTATTCGCTGTTGAGCCGCTATCAGCAGCGGCGGCAGAAAGATCAGCAGGCAACCATTGGCGTGACCGATGGTTTGATTCGCCTGTTCGCCAACAGTTATGCCCCGTTGGTGGTTGGGCGTAACCTGGGATTGATGGCGATGGAGCAGTTACCGGTAGTGCGAGATGCCTTCGCCAAGCGCACGCTGGGCTGGGTTGAACGCTAATTTATTCCCTCATTTTCCTTGTCGAAGTGGGGCAAGGTATTGATAACGGTCACCGAATCAGCTCCCTCTCCCCGTGGGAGAGGGTTGGGCCGAAGTTGGGATGAACACTAATGTTTGCCCGACCAGCCTTGTCGAAGTGGGGCAATATTTTGATAAAAGCCACTGAATCAGCCCCCTCTCCCTGCGGGAGAGGGTTGGGGTGAGGGGCAAATTTAAGGAACCCAAGCAGCATGCAATCATTTGACGTGATTATCGCCGGTGGCGGTATGGTGGGATTGGCTCTGGCCTGCGGTTTGCAGGGCAGTGGCCTGCGCGTAGCGGTGCTGGAACATCGGCAGCCCGAATTATCGCCGCTGCCAGAACAGCCAGCGTTGCGCGTATCTGCCATTAACGCCGCCAGCGAGCGCTTGCTGCAAAGTATTGGCGTCTGGGATGACATCCTCAGCCTGCGTGCTAGCGCGTATAACGCGATGGAAGTCTGGGATCGCGATAGCTTCGGCAAGATCGCGTTTCGCGGCGATGAATGTGGCTTTAGCCATCTGGGGCATATCATTGAAAACGACGTGATCCAGCAGGCGTTGTGGAAAAAAGCCCAAACGCTGGCCGATGTGACTCTGCTTGCACCAGCAGCGCTGAAACAGGTGGCATGGGGCGAGAACGATGCCTTTGTCACACTGGAGGATGGCCGCATGCTGACGGCCCGGCTGGTGGTGGGGGCCGATGGTGCCAACTCCTGGTTGCGTCAACATGCCGATATTCCATTAACCTTCTGGGATTACCGCCATAGCGCGCTGGTAGCCACGATTCGTACTGAAGAAGCGCATCAGGCGACGGCTCGCCAGGTTTTTCATGGCGAAGGGATCCTGGCCTTCTTGCCATTCAGCGATCCGCATTTGAGTTCGATCGTCTGGTCGGTTGCTCCTGAAGAGGCGGAGCGCCTTAAACAGCTGGAGCCGGAAGCCTTTAATCGTGAATTGGCAATCACTTTCGATACGCGCCTGGGCCACTGCCAGCTTGAAAGCGAACGGCTGACTTTCCCGCTTACCGGGCGTTATGCGCGCAGTTTTGCCGCACATCGCTTGGCACTGGTTGGCGATGCGGCACATACCGTGCACCCGTTAGCCGGGCAAGGGGTAAATCTGGGGTTTATGGACGCAGCCGAGCTGATCGCTGAACTCCGACGCTTACAGCGTCAGGGCAAGGACATCGGGCAGCACCTGTATCTGCGCCGTTACGAACGCCGCCGTAAGCACGGTGCAGCGGTCATGTTAGCCAGTATGCAGGGGTTCCGTGAGTTGTTCGCGGGCCATAACCCGGCGAAGAAACTGCTGCGTGATGTGGGCTTAAGGCTGGCAGACAGCCTGCCGGGCGTGAAGCCGAAACTGGTCCGTCAGGCCATGGGGCTTAATGATTTGCCGGAGTGGCTGGTCTGACTTTACCCCCTTCGTGTTTCGAGTTGCAGCGTTGTAGGCTGTGACTCGAAATCCATGGGCTTCCGGCCCATTGTTAATCCCTGAGCGGCCATCCTGTGCCCTGCCTATGCCAATTTCTTCTGCTGAAAGCCATCACTTTTGCTTATCCCTTCCTTCATTTGAGAAATTCTAATTTCAGCTGATTTTTTCCATTACTTTTTCTAATTCCATTACCGGTTATCAAAAACCGAAATTCTTCGTCACACCCTCTGTTTGTTATATAACTTCGGATTTTCACCGCTTTAATTGTTAATTTTGTGCCTTAAAGCGCATTTTTATAGTGAAAAACTCTGCAAACTAACCCGGCAATTTACCGTTCCCGCACGATGTAGATCATATTTTAACTTATGGTTAATGGCGTCATTCAGTGATAACGTCGAGGGAAAGGTATCGTTTGCGTCGCCTTGGTGAATACCATCATGGGCGTGGCAATTTGTATTGAGCAGCCAGCGTGTTCCACGCAATCAGGCCCGCGAGCTACCCCGCCTTATTGCGTAGTCACCCTGTCTTCGACGACTTGAGTGGAAAGAGGGAAAAGATGGCAAAGCAAACCCCGCTGTACGACCAGCACGTGGCGTGCGGCGCGCGCATGGTGGATTTTCATGGCTGGATGATGCCACTGCATTATGGCTCCCAGATCGATGAGCACCACGCCGTGCGACAAGATGCCGGTATGTTCGATGTCTCTCACATGACCATTGTGGATCTGCACGGTGCCCGTACCCGTGAATTCCTGCGTTACCTGCTGGCGAACGATGTCGCCAAACTCACTCAATCGGGTAAAGCGCTGTATACCGGCATGCTGAATGCGTCCGGTGGCGTGATTGACGACCTGATCGTCTATTTCTTCAGCGAAGATTATTTCCGCCTGGTGGTGAATTCCGCCACCCGTGAAAAAGATCTGGCCTGGATCGGACAGCATGCGGCGCCGTATAGCGTTGAAATAACGGTGCGCGACGATCTGGCTTTGATCGCGGTACAGGGCCCTCAAGCCAAAGAACGTGCTGCCACGTTGTTTACCCCGGAACAGAAGCAGGTCGTAGAGGGCATGAAGCCCTTCTTCGGCGTACAGGCCGGGGATCTGTTTATTGCCACTACCGGTTACACCGGCGAAGCGGGTTATGAAATTGCCCTGCCAAAAGCCCAGGCGGCCGATTTCTGGCAGAAACTGCTGGCCGCGGGGGTGAAACCTGCCGGATTGGGCGCGCGCGATACACTGCGCCTGGAAGCGGGCATGAACCTTTATGGACAGGAAATGGATGAAGGCGTTTCGCCGCTGGCTGCCAATATGGGGTGGACTATCGCCTGGGAGCCGCAGGATCGCCAGTTTATCGGCCGTGAGGCGTTAGAGCAGCAGCGCGAAAAAGGCACCGAACAGCTGGTTGGCTTGATCATGACGGAAAAAGGCGTATTACGTAATGAGTTGCCGGTGCATTTCACTGACGCAACCGGCCAGGCACAGGTTGGTGTCATCACTAGCGGTTCGTTTTCACCGACCTTGGGTTTCAGTATTGCGCTAGCTCGTGTGCCTGCCGGTATTGGCGAGCAGGCGATCGTGCAGATCCGTAACCGTGAAATGCCTGTTAAAG
Coding sequences within it:
- the serA gene encoding phosphoglycerate dehydrogenase, which gives rise to MAKVSLEKDRIKFLLVEGVHQNTVENLRAAGYNNIEYHKGALDTESLKASIRDAHFIGIRSRTHLSEEVFAAAEKLVAVGCFCIGTNQVDLKAATKRGIPVFNAPFSNTRSVAEMVLGELLLMLRGIPTANAKAHRGQWQKLAVGSYEARGKKLGIIGYGHIGTQLGILAEGLGMKVFFYDIENKLPLGNAQQVRHLSDLLNMSDVVTLHVPETPSTKNMIGTEELALMKPGAILINASRGTVVDIPALCHALSSEHLAGAAIDVFPEEPATNNDPFNSPLCEFDNVLLTPHIGGSTQEAQENIGDEVAGKLAKYSDNGSTLSAVNFPEVSLPAHGPNASRLLHIHENRPGILTQINQIFAEEGVNIAAQYLQTSSEIGYVVIDIEAETERAAAALQRMKAIEGTIRARLLL
- a CDS encoding 5-formyltetrahydrofolate cyclo-ligase; translated protein: MSFEPQFAQQRQVIRNEIRQRRRALTPTEQQDFARQIALRLTQHPRIQAAEHIAVFLSFDGELDTAPLITRLWQLGKQVYLPVLHPFSPGNLLFLRYTAQTLLIYNRFKILEPALDVRGVLPLSQLDVVLTPLVAFDAQGQRLGMGGGFYDRTLQNWRQGGPYPIGLAHDCQQVAALPVEQWDIPLPEIITPAKNWAWPIAP
- the zapA gene encoding cell division protein ZapA, with translation MSAQPVDIQIFGRSLRVNCPPEQQDALNMAAEDLNQRLQDLKVRTRVTNTEQLVFIAALNVCHELAQERLKTRDYAANMEQRIRMLQQTIEQALLEQGRISERQDAQFE
- a CDS encoding YecA family protein, which produces MSIQNTFPSYQSLTVALNQQSVALTAAEMHGLISGLLCGGNRDASWQTLVFELTNEGIAFPQSLSLPLQQLHEITRETLEDDEFMFQLMMPEGETVSVFDRADALAGWVNHFLLGLGMMQPKLAQVKDEVGEAIDDLRNIAQLGYDEDEDQEELEQSLEEVVEYVRVAALLCHTEFTRQKPTAPENKKPTLH
- the pepP gene encoding Xaa-Pro aminopeptidase, with the protein product MTQQEFHNRRQALLAKMAPGSAAVIFAAPEATRSADSEYPYRQNSDFWYLTGFNEPEAVLILVKSDETHNHCVLFNRVRDLTAEIWFGRRLGQEAAPAKLGVDRALAFDEINDQLHLLLNGLDVVYHAQGQYPFADEILFGALEKLRKGFRQNLAAPATVTDYRPWLHEMRLFKSAEEVAVMRRAGEISALAHTRAMQKCRPGMFEYQLEGEILHEFTRHGARYPSYNTIVGSGENGCILHYTENECEMRDGDLVLIDAGCEYRGYAGDITRTFPVNGKFSKPQRAVYDIVLASINKALEMFKPGVSIREVNDQVVRIMIAGLVELGVMKGEVEQLFAEQAHRPFFMHGLSHWLGLDVHDVGHYGTASRDRVLEPGMVLTVEPGLYIAPDADVPQEYRGIGIRIEDDILITQDGNENLTASVVKDADAIEALMAAAR
- the ubiH gene encoding 2-octaprenyl-6-methoxyphenyl hydroxylase, translated to MSVIIVGGGMAGATLALAISSLTRGKVAVDLVEATRPDDRAHPGFDARAIALAQGTCQQLSRIGVWAALRDCATAITHVHVSDRGHAGFVNLCARDYQVEALGQVIELHDAGQRLFALLAKAPGVRVHCPAKVVDVVRTADTAEVQLDNGQRLKGELLVAADGSRSALAQACHIQWQQNDYPQFATIANVTTAEDPQGRAFERFTRYGPLALLPMSHGRSSLVWCHPRENREQVDSWSDERFLSELQQAFGWRLGKMLKAGKRHSYPLTLLMANQHVSHRLALVGNAAQTLHPIAGQGFNLGLRDVMSLAETLAEAAQEGIDLGAYSLLSRYQQRRQKDQQATIGVTDGLIRLFANSYAPLVVGRNLGLMAMEQLPVVRDAFAKRTLGWVER
- the ubiI gene encoding FAD-dependent 2-octaprenylphenol hydroxylase codes for the protein MQSFDVIIAGGGMVGLALACGLQGSGLRVAVLEHRQPELSPLPEQPALRVSAINAASERLLQSIGVWDDILSLRASAYNAMEVWDRDSFGKIAFRGDECGFSHLGHIIENDVIQQALWKKAQTLADVTLLAPAALKQVAWGENDAFVTLEDGRMLTARLVVGADGANSWLRQHADIPLTFWDYRHSALVATIRTEEAHQATARQVFHGEGILAFLPFSDPHLSSIVWSVAPEEAERLKQLEPEAFNRELAITFDTRLGHCQLESERLTFPLTGRYARSFAAHRLALVGDAAHTVHPLAGQGVNLGFMDAAELIAELRRLQRQGKDIGQHLYLRRYERRRKHGAAVMLASMQGFRELFAGHNPAKKLLRDVGLRLADSLPGVKPKLVRQAMGLNDLPEWLV
- the gcvT gene encoding glycine cleavage system aminomethyltransferase GcvT yields the protein MAKQTPLYDQHVACGARMVDFHGWMMPLHYGSQIDEHHAVRQDAGMFDVSHMTIVDLHGARTREFLRYLLANDVAKLTQSGKALYTGMLNASGGVIDDLIVYFFSEDYFRLVVNSATREKDLAWIGQHAAPYSVEITVRDDLALIAVQGPQAKERAATLFTPEQKQVVEGMKPFFGVQAGDLFIATTGYTGEAGYEIALPKAQAADFWQKLLAAGVKPAGLGARDTLRLEAGMNLYGQEMDEGVSPLAANMGWTIAWEPQDRQFIGREALEQQREKGTEQLVGLIMTEKGVLRNELPVHFTDATGQAQVGVITSGSFSPTLGFSIALARVPAGIGEQAIVQIRNREMPVKVTKPGFVRAGKSLIS